The window CAGGCGCTTGTGGCTCATTTCAATCTGTTATCAGTGGCTGTGTTTGACGGCATCAGGCGCTTGTTTCATGACCGGAACCTGAACGGTCACCTCACCGGACTTTTCGAAGTGCAGGGTCAGGGGGAAGGTCTGGCCGTCGGTTAGTCTGGAATTGTCTTGCAGCTCCAGCAACATCACGTGATAGCCCATCGGGGCAAAGACCGCATCGCCGCCGGCTGCAACCTCAACGCTCGGCACCTGCTGCATTTTCATCAGGCCATTGGCGTGGACGTGTTCGTGAAGTTGCGCCAGACCGGCGACTGGGCTGTCGACGCTCACCAGTTTGTCGGCGGTGGTGCCGTTGTTGTGAATCACAAAGTACGCCGCCACCGTCGGCGCATTGGGCGGCAGCTCCATGGACCATGGGCTCGCGATCGTCAGCTCGCCGAGTCGGTAGTCGTCGGCGCTGGCGTAACCGGTTGGCAGCAACAGGGCTGTCAGGATGAGCAGGTGTTTCAGCATCGTATCTCTCCAATTGATGCAACCAAGACCTGTAGGAGCCAACTTGTTGGCGAGGAGGCTAGTACATCCGCCGCGTCTTTGTTTGCTGGAATATCTCTCGCGAACAAGTTCGCTCCTACAGGGAAAGCATCTTAACCTTCAACATCTCAAGCAACGCCTGACCGGAATCAAACTCGCGATCAACTCTCGGCAAATCCGGCCGCTTCAATATCAGCACCGGCACCTTCAACTCCCGCGCGACTTCCAGCTTGGCCTCGGTCGCATCGCCGCCGCTGTTCTTGCTGATCAGCACATCAATGTTGCGCTGCTGAAAAAGCCTGCGTTCGTCTTCCAGCACAAAAGGCCCTCGTGCGCCGATGACTTCGCAACGCGCGTGATGGGGCACATCTCTCAGGGTGTTTTCCAGGGCACGCAGGGTCCAGAACTGCTGCTCGGGGATTTCATCCAGGTGCTGCAACGGCTCGCGACCCAAGGTGAACAACGGTCGCTTGAACGGCTGGAGCGCCGCAATCAGTTCATTCCAGTCGCCCACCTCACGCCAGTCATCATCGGCACTGGCCTGCCAGGCGGGCCGACGCAGGGCCCAGCAAGGAACATTGGCC of the Paucimonas lemoignei genome contains:
- a CDS encoding Copper metallochaperone-like protein, with product MLKHLLILTALLLPTGYASADDYRLGELTIASPWSMELPPNAPTVAAYFVIHNNGTTADKLVSVDSPVAGLAQLHEHVHANGLMKMQQVPSVEVAAGGDAVFAPMGYHVMLLELQDNSRLTDGQTFPLTLHFEKSGEVTVQVPVMKQAPDAVKHSH
- the cobK gene encoding cobalt-precorrin-6x reductase — encoded protein: MKRLLLLGGVTDALAIAHTLGPQHIYSLAGVGRVPTNLACEVRVGGYGGADGLAQFITEQGIDLLVDATHPYAAQISHNAARAAALANVPCWALRRPAWQASADDDWREVGDWNELIAALQPFKRPLFTLGREPLQHLDEIPEQQFWTLRALENTLRDVPHHARCEVIGARGPFVLEDERRLFQQRNIDVLISKNSGGDATEAKLEVARELKVPVLILKRPDLPRVDREFDSGQALLEMLKVKMLSL